The genomic stretch GAGCGCCATCGCCCGCTCCTGATCCGCGATCGCCTGCTCGGCCCGCCCCAGAGCCAGCTGCACATTGCCATGGTTGCTCCAGGCGGCGGCATCGTCGGGAGCCTGCTCGAGCACCTGATCCCAGAGGGGCAGGGCATCACCGAAGCGGCCCTCGCGGCTGGCCGCGAGGGCCTTCTCGAACAACTGCGGCAACGGCTGGGAGCGCTGCGGCGTTGCAGGCGGCGCCGGTGCAGCGGGGCTGGCCCAGAGCGGTCCTGGAGCCGGCAGCAGCAGAGCCAGCCCCAGGCCGGCCGCCAGCAGGGCCCTGCCCATGGCCCGCAGGCCTGTCACGGTCCTGAGCAGGAGCTGCCGACACCAGCCAGCCATCAGGCGGCCTCCGGCCAGCCCAGATGGCGCCGAGCCGCCTCGGTGGCCACGCGCCCCCGGGGGGTGCGTTGCAGGAAGCCGAGCTGGAGCAGAAACGGCTCCACAACGGTTTCCAGGGTGATCGGGTCTTCGCCGAGACCGGCGGCCAGGGTGTCGAGGCCGACGGGACCACCGCCATAGCCACTGAGCAGCAACTCCAGAAGACGGCGATCGCTGGCATCGAGGCCGCGGGCATCCACCCGGTGCAGGCTGAGGGCCTCGGCCACCAGGGCCGGCCCGATGCGCGCTTCCCCCTGAACACTGGCCACATCGCGCACCCGCCGCAGCAGGCGGTTGGCGATCCTGGGCGTGCCGCGGCAGCGGCGGGCCACCTCGATGGCCGCCTCGGCCTCCAGCACCAGACCGATCAGCCCGGCGGCCCGCTCGACGATCGCCCGCAGGTCCTCGACGGTGTAGAACTCCAGCCGCTGGATCAGCCCGAAGCGGTCGCGCAGCGGTGAACTGAGGGCACCGGCCCGCGTGGTGGCGCCCACCAGGGTGAAGGGGGCGAGCGGCACCGCCCGGGTGCGGGCCGTGGTGCCCCTGCCCACGGTGAGATCGAGGCGGAAGTCCTCCATCGCCGGATAGAGCAGTTCCTCGGCCACACGGTTCAGCCGGTGAATCTCATCGATGAACAGCACCTCGTTCGGGCGCAGGTTCACCAGCAGACCGATGATGTCGCGCGGGCGCTCCAGGGCCGGTGCGCTGGTGATGCGGCAGCGCACCCCCAGTTCCTCGGCCAGCACCAGGGCCATGGTGGTCTTGCCCAGGCCGGGGGGGCCGTAGAGCAACACGTGATCGAGGGCTTCGGCCCGCTGGCGCGTGGCCTCCACGGCGATGCCCAGCACCTGCTTGAGCTCGCTCTGGCCGATGTAATCACTCAGGCGGCGCGGCCGCAGCCCGTCCTCCCGGTTGGGCAGTGGGGCTTCCTCTTCGGCCGTCAGCGGATCCTGGCTGGGACCGGTTGACCGCTGGCGCGGATCCAGCAGCCGTGGGGGCGGCTGGGCGCCGGATCCGGCTGCGGAGGAGACAATCGCCATGGCCCCGAGAGTAGGCAGGCCAGGCCGTGGATAGGGTCAGCTCAGCAGAGGGGAGGTCGATGGCCAAAGGCGCGGGCAAGAAAGCGGCCAGGGCGGCACGGGATGCCTCCAACCGGTTGCTGGCCGACAACCGCTTCGCACGTCATCAATACGAGATCCTCGAAACGCTGGAAACCGGCATCGAGCTGGTGGGCACCGAAGTGAAGTCGATCCGGGCAGGCAAGGCCAACCTGCGCGACGGCTTCGCCCTGATCCGCCATGGTGAACTGCAGCTGCACAACGTGCACATCTCGCCCCACAGCCACGCGGGCGCCTATTTCAACCACGAGCCTCTGCGCACCCGCAAGCTGCTGGCCCACCGCCGCGAGATCGACAAACTGCGGGTGGCTCTCGACCAGAAGGGCCTCACCCTGGTGCCCCTGAACCTGCACCTCAAGGGCTCCTGGATCAAGCTCACCCTGGGGCTGGCCAAGGGCCGCAAGCTGCACGACAAA from Synechococcus sp. CBW1107 encodes the following:
- the ruvB gene encoding Holliday junction branch migration DNA helicase RuvB, with product MAIVSSAAGSGAQPPPRLLDPRQRSTGPSQDPLTAEEEAPLPNREDGLRPRRLSDYIGQSELKQVLGIAVEATRQRAEALDHVLLYGPPGLGKTTMALVLAEELGVRCRITSAPALERPRDIIGLLVNLRPNEVLFIDEIHRLNRVAEELLYPAMEDFRLDLTVGRGTTARTRAVPLAPFTLVGATTRAGALSSPLRDRFGLIQRLEFYTVEDLRAIVERAAGLIGLVLEAEAAIEVARRCRGTPRIANRLLRRVRDVASVQGEARIGPALVAEALSLHRVDARGLDASDRRLLELLLSGYGGGPVGLDTLAAGLGEDPITLETVVEPFLLQLGFLQRTPRGRVATEAARRHLGWPEAA
- the smpB gene encoding SsrA-binding protein SmpB, which codes for MAKGAGKKAARAARDASNRLLADNRFARHQYEILETLETGIELVGTEVKSIRAGKANLRDGFALIRHGELQLHNVHISPHSHAGAYFNHEPLRTRKLLAHRREIDKLRVALDQKGLTLVPLNLHLKGSWIKLTLGLAKGRKLHDKRQEERRKDADREVRSALARL